In a genomic window of Gossypium arboreum isolate Shixiya-1 chromosome 9, ASM2569848v2, whole genome shotgun sequence:
- the LOC108455270 gene encoding transcriptional regulator SUPERMAN-like, giving the protein MEKKSLRVDHSTIIGNNKLKGSSWREFGEEDYVCGGIPWPPRSYTCSFCKREFRSAQALGGHMNVHRRERARLLRQSSTPPGDYNGQPSFLKLNPNPNPNFRSSSSLIARPFCSTLPHHLSSSSSGFSNEMKKWRRKGAKSVFQVKEFKDYECNNNNLLKKKKINESVRLELEVDVVSDSKEDLDLELRLG; this is encoded by the coding sequence ATGGAGAAGAAGAGCTTGAGAGTCGACCATAGCACCATTATAGGCAACAACAAGCTTAAGGGTTCCTCATGGAGAGAGTTTGGAGAAGAAGATTATGTGTGTGGTGGGATTCCATGGCCGCCAAGATCTTACACTTGCAGCTTCTGCAAGAGGGAATTTAGGTCGGCTCAAGCTTTGGGTGGTCACATGAATGTTCATAGGAGAGAGAGAGCTAGGTTATTAAGACAGTCATCTACTCCACCAGGGGACTACAACGGTCAGCCATCTTTTCTTAAACTTAACCCTAACCCTAACCCTAATTTccgttcttcttcttctttgattGCTCGTCCATTTTGTTCTACATTACCtcatcatctttcttcttcatcttctGGTTTCTCTAATGAAATGAAGAAATGGCGAAGGAAGGGTGCAAAATCAGTTTTTCAAGTCAAAGAATTCAAGGATTatgaatgtaataataataatttgttgaagaagaagaagattaaTGAGAGTGTAAGGTTGGAGTTAGAGGTTGATGTGGTTAGTGATTCCAAGGAAGATTTGGATTTGGAACTTCGATTGGGATAA
- the LOC108457272 gene encoding ethylene receptor 2-like isoform X1, translating into MLKALAPGLLISSLLISASTAADTGFPRCNCDDEGSFWSIESILETQRVSDFLIAVAYFSIPIELLYFVSCSNVPFKWVLFQFIAFIVLCGLTHLLNGWTYGPHPFQLMLALTVFKILTALVSCATAITLITLIPLLLKVKVREFMLKKKAWDLGREVGIIMKQKETGAHVRMLTQEIRKSLDRHTILYTTMVELSKTLGLQNCAVWMPNEIKNKMNLTHELKGRNFSYNFTIPITDPDILRIKGSDGVNILEPDSSLATASNGEYGEPGPVAAIRMPMLRVSNFKGGTPELVQTCYAILVCVLPSEQNRSWSNQELEIVKVVADQVAVALSHAAVLEESQLMRDQLVEQNRALQLARQNAMRASQVRNAFQKVMSDGMRRPMHSILGLLSMMQDGNLNNDQRIIVDSMMKTSNVLSTLINDVMDISTMDSGRSPLEKRSLHLHSMIKEAACLAKCLSVYSGFGFSIEVEKSLPDLVFGDERRVFQVILHMVGSLLDGNSGGGTVVLRVFSENGSQERNDQRRAAWRHSSLDGDVHIRFEIRIENSNSQPESSGSMSELQVSGRKYNSNSTEERLSFSICQKLVQLMHGNIWVVQNPQGSAQSMALVIRFQLRPSVSITINELGESSDQPCSNSLFKGLQVLLADDDDLNRAVTRKLLEKLGCSVSAVTSGFECLTSIGPASSPFQIVILELQMPELDGFEVAMRIRKFRSRNWPLIVAMTASADDDTWERCSQIGINGVIRKPVLLQGIAIELRKVLMQANKV; encoded by the exons ATGTTAAAAGCATTAGCTCCTGGGTTGTTGATTTCTTCGCTTCTGATCTCGGCCTCCACGGCGGCTGATACCGGTTTTCCGAGGTGTAATTGCGACGATGAAGGGAGTTTTTGGAGCATTGAAAGTATCTTAGAGACGCAACGAGTGAGCGATTTCTTGATTGCGGTCGCCTATTTTTCGATTCCTATAGAATTGCTTTACTTTGTTAGTTGCTCCAATGTGCCTTTCAAATGGGTCTTGTTTCAGTTCATCGCGTTTATCGTGCTTTGCGGATTGACTCATTTGCTTAACGGATGGACTTACGGTCCGCATCCGTTTCAGCTTATGTTGGCTCTCACCGTGTTCAAGATTCTCACCGCGTTGGTCTCTTGTGCGACGGCTATTACGCTTATTACACTTATTCCGTTGCTTCTTAAGGTTAAGGTGAGGGAGTTTATGTTGAAGAAAAAGGCTTGGGACCTCGGGCGGGAAGTTGGGATTATAATGAAACAGAAGGAGACCGGTGCGCACGTCCGTATGCTAACGCAGGAAATCCGTAAATCATTGGATAGGCATACTATTTTGTACACAACGATGGTGGAGTTGTCTAAGACATTAGGTTTGCAAAATTGTGCTGTATGGATGCCTAATGAGATCAAGAACAAGATGAATTTGACCCATGAACTCAAAGGAAGGAACTTTTCGTATAATTTTACCATTCCGATTACGGATCCGGATATTTTGAGGATTAAAGGAAGTGATGGAGTGAACATCCTCGAACCTGACTCTTCGCTTGCCACTGCAAGCAATGGGGAGTATGGTGAGCCAGGACCTGTGGCTGCAATTCGGATGCCAATGCTTCGAGTATCCAATTTTAAAGGGGGAACTCCCGAGCTAGTTCAGACATGTTATGCGATATTAGTTTGTGTTCTTCCGAGTGAACAAAATAGGTCTTGGAGCAACCAAGAACTAGAGATAGTTAAGGTCGTTGCGGATCAGGTGGCTGTTGCACTCTCTCATGCTGCGGTTCTCGAAGAGTCTCAACTCATGAGGGACCAATTGGTCGAGCAAAATCGAGCATTGCAACTGGCACGACAAAATGCCATGAGAGCAAGCCAAGTTAGAAATGCATTTCAGAAGGTAATGAGTGATGGAATGAGGAGACCTATGCACTCGATTTTAGGATTGCTTTCGATGATGCAGGATGGAAATCTGAATAATGATCAACGGATTATTGTTGATTCGATGATGAAGACCAGTAACGTGCTATCGACATTGATAAACGATGTGATGGATATTTCAACAATGGATAGCGGAAGATCCCCGTTGGAGAAGCGATCTCTTCACTTGCATTCCATGATAAAGGAAGCTGCTTGTCTTGCCAAATGCTTGTCTGTTTATAGTGGTTTCGGTTTTTCAATTGAAGTTGAGAAATCCTTGCCTGATCTTGTTTTCGGTGATGAAAGGAGAGTTTTTCAAGTGATACTTCATATGGTCGGGAGCCTATTGGATGGCAATAGTGGAGGTGGAACTGTTGTACTCCGGGTGTTCTCCGAGAATGGTAGTCAGGAACGGAATGATCAAAGACGGGCAGCCTGGAGGCACAGCTCCTTGGATGGAGATGTACATATCAGGTTCGAAATTAGGATCGAGAATAGCAATTCTCAGCCAGAGAGCAGTGGCTCAATGTCGGAGTTACAGGTCAGTGGCAGAAAATATAACAGCAATAGCACCGAGGAACGCTTGAGCTTCAGCATTTGCCAAAAGCTAGTGCAG TTAATGCATGGGAACATCTGGGTAgtacaaaatcctcagggttcaGCTCAAAGCATGGCGCTTGTTATTCGGTTTCAACTCCGACCGTCCGTCAGTATAACAATCAACGAGTTGGGAGAATCATCAGACCAGCCATGCTCCAACTCCCTTTTCAAGGGTTTGCAAGTTTTACTTGCTGATGACGATGATCTGAACCGTGCCGTGACTCGAAAGCTTCTTGAGAAGTTGGGATGCAGTGTTTCTGCCGTAACATCTGGATTCGAATGCCTCACTTCTATAGGGCCAGCTTCATCGCCTTTCCAGATTGTCATTTTGGAGCTTCAGATGCCCGAGTTAGATGGATTCGAAGTCGCAATGAGAATCCGGAAATTTCGAAGTCGTAACTGGCCGTTGATTGTTGCCATGACTGCCAGCGCCGATGATGATACATGGGAAAGATGTTCACAGATTGGAATCAATGGAGTCATTCGAAAGCCAGTCCTATTACAAGGAATCGCCATCGAGCTTCGGAAAGTCCTGATGCAAGCCAACAAAGTTTAA
- the LOC108457272 gene encoding ethylene receptor 2-like precursor (The RefSeq protein has 13 substitutions compared to this genomic sequence) — protein sequence MLKALAPGLLISSLLISASTAVDTGFPRCNCDDEGSFWSIESILETQRVSDFLIAVAYFSIPIELLYFVSCSNVPFKWVLFEFIAFIVLCGLTHLLNGWTYGPHPFQLMLALTVFKILTALVSCATAITLITLIPLLLKVKVREFMLKKKAWDLGREVGIIMKQKETGAHVRMLTQEIRKSLDRHTILYTTMVELSKTLGLQNCAVWMPNEIKTKMNLTHELKGRNFSYNFTIPITDPDVVRIKGSDGVNILEPDSSLATASNGEYGEPGPVAAIRMPMLRVSNFKGGTPELVQTCYAILVCVLPSEQNRSWSNQELEIVKVVADQVAVALSHAAVLEESQLMRDQLVEQNRALQLARQNAMRASQVRNAFQKVMSDGMRRPMHSILGLLSMMQDGNLNNDQRIIVDSMMKTSNVLSTLINDVMDISTMDNGRSPLEKRSLHLHSMIKEAACLAKCLSVYRGFGFSIEVEKSLPDLVFGDERRVFQVILHMVGSLLDGNSGGGTVVLRVFSENGSQERNDQRRAAWRHSSLDGDVHIRFEIRIENSNSQPESSGSMSELQISGRKYNSNRAEERLSFSICQKLVQLMHGNIWVVQNPQGSAQSMALVIRFQLRPSISITINELGESSDQPCSNSLFKGLQVLLADDDDLNRAVTRKLLEKLGCSVSAVTSGFECLTSIGPASSPFQIVILELQMPELDGFEVAMRIRKFRSRNWPLIVAMTASTEDDTWERCSQIGINGVIRKPVLLQGIAIELRKVLMQANKV from the exons ATGTTAAAAGCATTAGCTCCTGGGTTGTTGATTTCTTCGCTTCTGATCTCGGCCTCCACGGCGGCTGATACCGGTTTTCCGAGGTGTAATTGCGACGATGAAGGGAGTTTTTGGAGCATTGAAAGTATCTTAGAGACGCAACGAGTGAGCGATTTCTTGATTGCGGTCGCCTATTTTTCGATTCCTATAGAATTGCTTTACTTTGTTAGTTGCTCCAATGTGCCTTTCAAATGGGTCTTGTTTCAGTTCATCGCGTTTATCGTGCTTTGCGGATTGACTCATTTGCTTAACGGATGGACTTACGGTCCGCATCCGTTTCAGCTTATGTTGGCTCTCACCGTGTTCAAGATTCTCACCGCGTTGGTCTCTTGTGCGACGGCTATTACGCTTATTACACTTATTCCGTTGCTTCTTAAGGTTAAGGTGAGGGAGTTTATGTTGAAGAAAAAGGCTTGGGACCTCGGGCGGGAAGTTGGGATTATAATGAAACAGAAGGAGACCGGTGCGCACGTCCGTATGCTAACGCAGGAAATCCGTAAATCATTGGATAGGCATACTATTTTGTACACAACGATGGTGGAGTTGTCTAAGACATTAGGTTTGCAAAATTGTGCTGTATGGATGCCTAATGAGATCAAGAACAAGATGAATTTGACCCATGAACTCAAAGGAAGGAACTTTTCGTATAATTTTACCATTCCGATTACGGATCCGGATATTTTGAGGATTAAAGGAAGTGATGGAGTGAACATCCTCGAACCTGACTCTTCGCTTGCCACTGCAAGCAATGGGGAGTATGGTGAGCCAGGACCTGTGGCTGCAATTCGGATGCCAATGCTTCGAGTATCCAATTTTAAAGGGGGAACTCCCGAGCTAGTTCAGACATGTTATGCGATATTAGTTTGTGTTCTTCCGAGTGAACAAAATAGGTCTTGGAGCAACCAAGAACTAGAGATAGTTAAGGTCGTTGCGGATCAGGTGGCTGTTGCACTCTCTCATGCTGCGGTTCTCGAAGAGTCTCAACTCATGAGGGACCAATTGGTCGAGCAAAATCGAGCATTGCAACTGGCACGACAAAATGCCATGAGAGCAAGCCAAGTTAGAAATGCATTTCAGAAGGTAATGAGTGATGGAATGAGGAGACCTATGCACTCGATTTTAGGATTGCTTTCGATGATGCAGGATGGAAATCTGAATAATGATCAACGGATTATTGTTGATTCGATGATGAAGACCAGTAACGTGCTATCGACATTGATAAACGATGTGATGGATATTTCAACAATGGATAGCGGAAGATCCCCGTTGGAGAAGCGATCTCTTCACTTGCATTCCATGATAAAGGAAGCTGCTTGTCTTGCCAAATGCTTGTCTGTTTATAGTGGTTTCGGTTTTTCAATTGAAGTTGAGAAATCCTTGCCTGATCTTGTTTTCGGTGATGAAAGGAGAGTTTTTCAAGTGATACTTCATATGGTCGGGAGCCTATTGGATGGCAATAGTGGAGGTGGAACTGTTGTACTCCGGGTGTTCTCCGAGAATGGTAGTCAGGAACGGAATGATCAAAGACGGGCAGCCTGGAGGCACAGCTCCTTGGATGGAGATGTACATATCAGGTTCGAAATTAGGATCGAGAATAGCAATTCTCAGCCAGAGAGCAGTGGCTCAATGTCGGAGTTACAGGTCAGTGGCAGAAAATATAACAGCAATAGCACCGAGGAACGCTTGAGCTTCAGCATTTGCCAAAAGCTAGTGCAG TTAATGCATGGGAACATCTGGGTAgtacaaaatcctcagggttcaGCTCAAAGCATGGCGCTTGTTATTCGGTTTCAACTCCGACCGTCCGTCAGTATAACAATCAACGAGTTGGGAGAATCATCAGACCAGCCATGCTCCAACTCCCTTTTCAAGGGTTTGCAAGTTTTACTTGCTGATGACGATGATCTGAACCGTGCCGTGACTCGAAAGCTTCTTGAGAAGTTGGGATGCAGTGTTTCTGCCGTAACATCTGGATTCGAATGCCTCACTTCTATAGGGCCAGCTTCATCGCCTTTCCAGATTGTCATTTTGGAGCTTCAGATGCCCGAGTTAGATGGATTCGAAGTCGCAATGAGAATCCGGAAATTTCGAAGTCGTAACTGGCCGTTGATTGTTGCCATGACTGCCAGCGCCGATGATGATACATGGGAAAGATGTTCACAGATTGGAATCAATGGAGTCATTCGAAAGCCAGTCCTATTACAAGGAATCGCCATCGAGCTTCGGAAAGTCCTGATGCAAGCCAACAAAGTTTAA